Genomic window (Streptomyces sp. SLBN-31):
GCTCACGACGTGCCCCGTGTAGGTGCGTACCGCCGTGAAGGAGGCGTCGAGCACGGAACCGCCGACGGTGTCGAAGACGATGTCGAAGCCCTCGCCTCCGGTGTGCTCGGCGACGTACTCCTCCACGGTCGTACTGGTGTAGTCGATCGGGACGGCTCCCAGGCTTTCGACGACCTTCAGGCGTGAGGGCGAGGCCGTGGCGAAGACCTCGGCGCCGCGGGCCCGGGCGATCTGTACGGCCACATGGCCGATGCCGCCGGCCCCACCGTGGATGAGGACCTTCTGCCCCGCGTGGACCCCGGCCCGGTCGACCAGGCCCTCCCAGGCCGTGATGACGACCAGGGGAAGGGCCGCGGCCTCCCGCATGGTGAGTGCGGCCGGCTTGCGGGCGATCAGGCGGGCGTCGACGGCCGCGTACTCGGCGAGCGAGCCCTGCACATCGCCGACGCCACCGGTCATGCCGAAGACCTCGTCGCCGGGCGCGAAGTCGTGGACGCCGGGGCCCACCTCCTCGACGACGCCGGCGAGGTCCAGGCCGAGGACGGCCGGCAGGGTGCGCTGGGCGTGGGCGGCCTTACCGGCCCGAATCTTGGTGTCCAGCGGGTTGACACCACTGGCCTTGATCCTGACCAGTACCTGGCCCGGACCGGCGGTGGGCTTGTCGATCTCGCCCAGCACCAGGGGGTGTCGAATTCATGGAGAACCACTGCGCGCATGACTGCGCCTCTTTTCCTGTCGTGCTGTATGGGTGTGGGCCCGGCGCGGCGATGCACCGGAGGCGGTCAGCTGCGGGCGTACACGAGCAGGCGCGCCGCGGACTTCGCCTCCTCCACGACGACGGGGTCCTGGAGCAGGCGCCCGGAGGCCAGGGCGCCGTCGATGAGCAGGCCGATGTGCCGGGCGAGCGCGCCGGGGACGTCCGCGCCGGCCTGCTCGCACAGCTCGGTCAGCCACGCCTGACGGCGCTGGGTGTGCTGCACAGTGATGGCCCGCGCCTCCGAGTCGAGGTCCGCCTCGACTGCGGCGCTGACGAATGGGCAGCCGAAGAAGCCATGCCGATCGAAGGCGTCCGTGAGCGCGTCGAACAGGGCGACGAGCTGCTCGCGGGGGTCGTCCCCGCTCCGAGCGGCGGCGTCCTGCATCTGTGCCATCCAGGAGTCGTCCGTCCTGCGCAGGTACGCCGCGACGAGCTCGTCCTTTGTCCGGAAGTGTGCGTACAGCGTCGCCTTGGCGATGCCTGCCGCCGCGATGACCTGATCGACGCCGACTCCGCGCAGCCCGTTGGCGTGGAACAGCTCGGCCGCCGCGTTGAGGATCCTCTCCTCGGACTTCGTCTTCCTGACCCGCGTCACCATCACCGTACCTCCTTAATCAGACAGACTAGTCTGTCTGATTAAGGGTGGCAAGTCGGCAGAGGCGGACCTGCAACGCGAGCCGAGGCAGCGCTGGAGCAAGACGGTCCGCGCGTCCCGGAGCCGCGTCTGTCAGGCGCGAGCGCCGCGGTACCCGGCGCCGCTGGTCAGCCCTGCGCGGTGGGCCGCACGATCAGCTCGTTCACGTCCACGTTCGCCGGCTGGTCTATCGCGAAGGCGATGGCATCGGCGATGGCCGACGCCGGGATCGCCAGCTGTTCGGCCGCCGCTCGTGCGGCTGCCTGGGCCTCTGCCGAGCCACCGCGGTCGGTCAGCTCACTCCGCGTGAATCCGGGGCTGACGACAGTGACGCGGACGTCCCTGCTCTCCTGCCGCAGCCCTTCGGACAGGGCCGCCACGGCGAACTTGGTGGCGCTGTAGACAGCGGCGGTCGGGTCGACCCGGTGTCCGGACACCGAGGACACATTGACGATGTGCCCACGGCCCTGCCGTCGCATCTGCGGCAGCACGGCGGCGATGCCGAAGAGCACGCCGCGCAGATTGACGTCGATCATCTGCTCCCACTCGGCAATCCGCAGATCGGCAATCGGTGACAGCGGCATCACTCCCGCGTTGTTGATCAGCACATCGATACGGCCGTACTCCTCCCTGCCGGCGGCGGCGAACGCCTCCACGGAGCGGAGGCTGGTCACGTCCAGCTCGCGGTGGGCGACGGACGCCCCGCCGTCGCGCAGTTCCTCGGCGAGTGAGGCCAGGCGCTCGGCTCGGCGGGCGCCGAGGAGCACGTGGTGGCCGAGCTGGGCCAGTCGGCGGGCGGTGGCCTCACCGATGCCGCTGCTGGCGCCCGTGATGAGGACTGTCTTCGGCTCTGCTGACGTGGTCATGTGTGCTCCCTCGGCTGTTCGG
Coding sequences:
- a CDS encoding zinc-dependent alcohol dehydrogenase family protein; protein product: MLGEIDKPTAGPGQVLVRIKASGVNPLDTKIRAGKAAHAQRTLPAVLGLDLAGVVEEVGPGVHDFAPGDEVFGMTGGVGDVQGSLAEYAAVDARLIARKPAALTMREAAALPLVVITAWEGLVDRAGVHAGQKVLIHGGAGGIGHVAVQIARARGAEVFATASPSRLKVVESLGAVPIDYTSTTVEEYVAEHTGGEGFDIVFDTVGGSVLDASFTAVRTYTGHVVSALGWGTHSIAPLSFRGATYSGVFTLLPLLTGRGREHHGEIMREAAALAEAGSLTPLLDSGHFTLDDVAAAHAAIENGTAQGKVVIEVS
- a CDS encoding TetR/AcrR family transcriptional regulator; this translates as MVTRVRKTKSEERILNAAAELFHANGLRGVGVDQVIAAAGIAKATLYAHFRTKDELVAAYLRRTDDSWMAQMQDAAARSGDDPREQLVALFDALTDAFDRHGFFGCPFVSAAVEADLDSEARAITVQHTQRRQAWLTELCEQAGADVPGALARHIGLLIDGALASGRLLQDPVVVEEAKSAARLLVYARS
- a CDS encoding SDR family oxidoreductase, translated to MTTSAEPKTVLITGASSGIGEATARRLAQLGHHVLLGARRAERLASLAEELRDGGASVAHRELDVTSLRSVEAFAAAGREEYGRIDVLINNAGVMPLSPIADLRIAEWEQMIDVNLRGVLFGIAAVLPQMRRQGRGHIVNVSSVSGHRVDPTAAVYSATKFAVAALSEGLRQESRDVRVTVVSPGFTRSELTDRGGSAEAQAAARAAAEQLAIPASAIADAIAFAIDQPANVDVNELIVRPTAQG